The following coding sequences are from one Sander lucioperca isolate FBNREF2018 chromosome 2, SLUC_FBN_1.2, whole genome shotgun sequence window:
- the bcl2l12 gene encoding bcl-2-like protein 12, with protein sequence MSEPAGRSSSVSSISLLEIKAETHLVLQAFLHRALSTPLKERPGRVGGAYVDHNQYSSKKQTKAKDGWDPPAKAVSSAVERKTGFKDFIKQLPRHNSARRSAKDPKGSLDKDSKARVSQLRDQTEDDVISPSSTSEDDDSEKKQQKKLSQRKIRRKISSFFKLKLEREKDKEEPESHPPRPNTLPISRGAEPGPALPSPNHPPEFYDEVAQRLEKIAQKSTSLKRPSPISQLSPAVCEKEAVVRQLAQVLSLEGDSINTKIEADPFLRSSLTRLSYASFAQLLDTFSSSQVSEAPALPPRASPTLSRMAVTMEVSRRIVTATGAQRMQGYAEYYMETFAPWVKSCGGWENVVHSEETLEYD encoded by the exons ATGTCCGAGCCGGCAGGCCGCTCTTCCTCCGTCTCTTCCATCTCTCTCCTGGAGATCAAGGCGGAGACTCATCTCGTCCTCCAAGCTTTCCTCCATCGGGCCCTTTCCACCCCCCTGAAAGAGAGACCTGGCAGAGTGGGAGGGGCCTACGTAGATCACAACCAGTACAG CTCCAAGAAACAAACCAAAGCAAAAGATGGCTGGGATCCTCCAGCTAAAGCTGTCAGCTCAGCAGTGGAGAGGAAGACTGGATTCAAGGACTTCATAAAGCAGCTGCCTCGTCATAACAGCGCACGCCGTTCTGCCAAAGACCCTAAAGGCTCATTGGACAAGGACAGTAAGGCAAGGGTATCCCAACTCAGGGACCAGACAGAA GATGATGTCATATCCCCCTCCTCTACGTCAGAAGACGATGACAGTGAGAAGAagcagcagaagaagctgaGCCAAAGGAAGATCAGAAGAAAGATCTCCAGTTTTTTCAAGTTGAagttggagagagagaaggacaaaGAGGAGCCTGAATCTCACCCTCCGAGGCCTAACACACTGCCCATCTCTAGAGGAGCAGAGCCTGGCCCGGCCCTTCCCTCTCCCA ACCACCCTCCTGAGTTCTATGATGAAGTAGCACAGAGGCTGGAAAAGATCGCCCAGAAGTCCACCAGTCTTAAGAGACCGAGCCCCATATCCCAGCTGTCACCAG CAGTGTGTGAGAAAGAAGCAGTGGTGCGGCAGCTTGCTCAGGTGCTGTCTTTGGAGGGAGATTCTATCAACACTAAG ATCGAGGCAGACCCCTTCCTGCGCTCCAGCCTGACGCGTCTCTCCTATGCATCATTCGCCCAGCTTCTAGACACTTTCAGCAGCAGTCAGGTGTCTGAGGCTCCAGCCCTGCCTCCCAGGGCCAGTCCAACGCTGAGCCGCATGGCGGTCACCATGGAGGTGTCACGGCGGATAGTGACAGCCACCGGAGCCCAGCGCATGCAAGGCTACGCAGAGTACTACATGGAGACCTTCGCCCCCTGGGTCAAGAGCTGTGGAGGATGG